In a single window of the Elaeis guineensis isolate ETL-2024a chromosome 8, EG11, whole genome shotgun sequence genome:
- the LOC105037373 gene encoding G-type lectin S-receptor-like serine/threonine-protein kinase LECRK2 produces the protein MASLVISHHFILFSLFLLTCTLPATAQTYANLTQGTTLTPLGPTTSWPSPSGDFAFGFRPLDSNASLFLLAIWFNSTNPQTIVWFANGDNPVQAGSKLELTSDGQLSLTDQTGNEIWNPGVGSAPYAALLDTGNLILFSSPIWQSFSLPTDTLLPGQVLTPGSNLFSRFMDSNFSTGRFALAAQTDGNLVLYPVALPARNFYHAYWALGTMGSGSNSTLVFNMSGDLYYVLSNGNQMNITSTRTYSMEDFYRRATLDVDGVFTVYIYPKTESGKARWGDKWSVVTNIPTDICTRPTDFGSGVCGFNSFCVLENQRPDCRCPLSYSFMDSTMKFKGCKPDFEAQTCEIDESDSFELETVYGVDWPNGDYEHYMQVAEENCRSLCLSDCLCDVAVFRGGECWKKKLPLSNGMTGNVGGKLFIKVPKDNSSFPRPPTTIIAMERKNRSTLIPVESLLLGGSGFLNLILITAIFAIVYCYHKNRSMKKLDQDTTMLGLNLRIFSYKELEEATKGFSEEVGSGSFGAVYKGLLPGSESATSIAVKKLHRLHEDREKEFTNEVRSIGQTHHRNLVRLFGFCNEGTHRILVYEYMCNGSLPSFLFGSERPSWNKRVQVAMGIAKGLAYLHDECATQIIHCDIKPQNILLDENLIARISDFGLAKLLRTDQSRTSTGIRGTRGYVAPEWFRNTVITAKVDVYSFGVMLLEIICCRKNVEAEAGDEDRAVLTFWAYDCYREGSLDLLVGNDEEAMADMRMLETFVKVAIWCIQEEPSLRPSMKKVNQMLEGAVVVSIPPDPSSRGPISF, from the coding sequence ATGGCGTCTCTTGTTATCTCGCACCACTTCATTCTCTTCAGTCTATTCCTTCTTACCTGTACTCTCCCGGCAACGGCTCAAACCTATGCCAACCTGACCCAGGGCACCACCCTGACCCCCCTTGGCCCAACCACCTCCTGgccctccccctccggcgacttCGCCTTCGGCTTTCGACCCCTCGACTCCAACGCCTCCCTCTTCCTCCTCGCCATCTGGTTCAACTCCACCAACCCCCAGACAATTGTCTGGTTCGCCAACGGCGACAACCCCGTGCAGGCCGGGTCCAAGCTCGAGCTCACCTCCGACGGCCAGCTCTCCCTCACTGACCAGACCGGCAACGAGATCTGGAACCCCGGCGTCGGAAGCGCCCCCTACGCCGCCCTCCTCGACACCGGCAACCTCATTCTCTTCTCCTCCCCTATTTGGCAGAGCTTCAGCTTGCCGACCGACACCCTCCTACCGGGCCAAGTCCTGACCCCGGGGTCCAACCTCTTCTCCCGGTTCATGGACTCCAACTTCTCCACCGGCCGGTTCGCTCTCGCGGCGCAGACCGACGGCAACCTGGTGCTCTATCCAGTGGCGCTGCCCGCCAGAAACTTCTACCACGCCTATTGGGCCCTGGGCACCATGGGCTCCGGCTCCAACTCCACCCTCGTCTTCAACATGTCCGGCGACCTCTACTACGTTCTATCCAACGGTAATCAAATGAATATAACCTCCACCCGAACCTACTCGATGGAAGATTTCTACCGGAGGGCGACGCTCGACGTCGACGGCGTCTTCACAGTTTATATCTATCCGAAGACGGAATCGGGAAAGGCGAGATGGGGGGACAAATGGTCGGTCGTGACCAACATACCTACAGACATTTGCACGAGACCGACCGACTTCGGGAGCGGTGTATGTGGATTCAATAGCTTCTGTGTCTTGGAGAACCAGAGGCCTGACTGCCGGTGCCCATTGAGCTATTCGTTCATGGATTCCACTATGAAATTTAAAGGCTGCAAGCCAGACTTTGAGGCCCAGACCTGCGAGATAGATGAATCGGATTCGTTCGAACTGGAGACGGTATACGGTGTCGACTGGCCAAACGGGGACTACGAGCATTACATGCAGGTGGCTGAAGAGAACTGCAGATCATTGTGTTTGAGTGATTGCTTGTGCGACGTCGCGGTCTTTAGGGGCGGGGAGTGTTGGAAGAAGAAGCTGCCTCTGTCGAATGGGATGACGGGAAATGTCGGAGGGAAGCTGTTCATCAAAGTGCCCAAAGATAATTCCTCCTTCCCTCGGCCTCCAACTACAATCATAGCCATGGAAAGAAAGAATCGAAGCACTTTGATTCCCGTCGAATCTTTGCTTCTGGGAGGCTCTGGGTTTCTCAATTTGATCTTGATTACTGCAATCTTTGCTATAGTATACTGTTACCACAAAAACAGGAGTATGAAGAAGCTCGATCAGGACACGACCATGCTGGGGTTAAACCTAAGAATCTTCAGTTACAAAGAGCTTGAAGAGGCTACCAAAGGGTTTAGCGAGGAAGTGGGCAGTGGATCATTCGGAGCAGTCTACAAGGGGTTGCTGCCGGGATCGGAGTCCGCAACATCAATTGCAGTGAAGAAACTACATAGGTTGCATGAGGACCGCGAGAAGGAATTCACCAACGAGGTGAGATCGATCGGCCAGACTCACCACAGGAATTTGGTTAGATTGTTTGGCTTCTGTAACGAAGGAACCCATCGGATTCTGGTGTATGAATACATGTGCAATGGGTCGCTCCCGAGCTTTCTCTTTGGGAGTGAAAGGCCGAGTTGGAACAAACGAGTGCAGGTTGCCATGGGGATTGCGAAAGGACTTGCTTACTTGCATGATGAGTGCGCCACTCAGATCATCCACTGTGATATAAAGCCTCAGAACATACTGCTGGATGAGAATCTTATTGCGAGGATATCAGATTTTGGGCTGGCCAAGCTTCTAAGAACGGACCAGTCTCGAACAAGTACTGGAATAAGGGGTACTAGAGGATATGTCGCACCTGAGTGGTTTAGAAATACTGTAATCACAGCGAAGGTGGATGTGTACAGCTTTGGGGTCATGTTGCTGGAGATCATATGCTGCAGGAAGAACGTGGAAGCAGAGGCCGGGGATGAGGACAGAGCAGTGCTGACATTTTGGGCTTATGACTGCTACAGAGAAGGGAGTTTGGACCTTTTGGTAGGCAATGATGAAGAGGCGATGGCTGACATGAGGATGTTGGAGACCTTTGTGAAGGTGGCCATTTGGTGCATCCAGGAGGAGCCATCGCTGAGGCCTTCAATGAAGAAGGTAAATCAGATGCTAGAAGGAGCAGTTGTGGTTTCTATCCCCCCGGACCCTTCCTCGCGCGGTCCAATAAGCTTTtaa
- the LOC105050597 gene encoding uncharacterized protein, with protein sequence MARQPHLHSLRSLYDFTVKPPCPSSTSRKIKALLQAYVFRHVCHVVQAITNAKSMVMELLNKKSTLATNHTIKLRGKKKKKLLSSIRLRFNWSSSHVIPVPEPTSMEGFDMSRMYYDSTWNSIISTEEGDEDMEPALSGYLHWLEEKNSEASVGDEYGSEIDRLAEKFIARCHEKFRLEKQESYRRYQEMLARSM encoded by the coding sequence ATGGCTCGCCAACCCCATCTACATTCCCTGCGCTCTCTCTATGATTTCACTGTGAAACCACCATGCCCAAGTTCAACCTCACGCAAGATAAAAGCCCTCCTTCAAGCCTATGTCTTCCGGCACGTCTGCCATGTCGTCCAAGCCATCACCAATGCCAAGTCCATGGTCATGGAGCTTCTCAACAAGAAGAGCACCCTGGCCACCAACCACACCATCAAGCTAAgggggaagaaaaagaagaagctccTTAGCTCCATTAGGCTGCGTTTCAACTGGTCCTCGTCACATGTGATACCGGTTCCAGAGCCCACAAGCATGGAGGGTTTCGACATGAGTCGCATGTATTACGACTCGACGTGGAATTCCATAATATCCACTGAGGAGGGTGATGAAGACATGGAGCCGGCACTCTCTGGGTACCTCCATTGGCTTGAGGAGAAGAATTCCGAGGCTTCAGTGGGGGATGAGTATGGGAGTGAGATAGACCGGCTGGCGGAGAAGTTCATTGCAAGGTGCCATGAGAAATTTAGGTTGGAGAAGCAGGAGTCCTACAGGAGGTACCAAGAGATGCTTGCTAGAAGCATGTGA